ACATGGGTATTTTATAAGATCATCGAGAATGcaagagcaaaaaaaaaatagaCAAAGTAATACTGAAAAAACTTTATATTATAGTTCATGGCACCAAATAAGAAAGGCATACCATTTACAGCCATTGATAGGCATAGAAGCTGTGCTAAACAGGAACATCGAACGCTACTGTCAAATTTCTATGCTGCATGAGTGGGAGAAATTCGGATTGCTCTTGCAAATCAAGCAATAACTGCAACATCCTTTTTCTTAAAGCCAGAAATCCGCTTTGAGATCTTTTCAGATATTTCAGAAGCTAGAGCATATCTATTGCTTTCATAGCATGAATTGATGATGCTTGTATAAGTTGCATGGTCAACAGCATAATGCTTGTCGAGAACATTTTTAAGGAAAAGACTAGCAGCATCCAAATTGCCAACAGTACTGAGCTTTCTCACTAGTGCATCTGCTGTATGAGCCTGTTGCCGTTTGTCCAGTCTATCCAAGAATGATACAACAATGGTTGTCTTATCCCTCCTGCAATATTCATAAGCTAAAGTGACACAAGTCACATCGCATGGCAATAAATGTTTATCAAGCATGGTCTCAAATAACGCCCTTGCTTCCTCTAGTCTTGATTCCTTGCATAACCCACTTATTAGTGCCCCATAAGTTATAGAGTCAGGAAGGCATCCATGTTGAACCATCCTCTCAAAGACCTTGAGAGCCGAGGTCGATTTGCCAACTCTACAGTATCCTGCAATCATCGAGGTATAAGTTTGCTTGGTTGGCACTAACCCTACCGAAAGACATTTGTCAAAGAGCTGCTGACTTTGTTCCATTTGCCTCTGCTGACAATACATAGCAATGATGGTGGTATATGTGTCTATATCAGGATGGCAACTGTTTCCTGCCATCTGGTTGAACAAATCAAGAGCATAAGTTATGTGGCCCTGTTTGCAATGTTCAGTTATCAGCATAGTGTATGTCACCTTATCAGGATGCAGCCCCTGACTAGTGGCCATCCGGAGCACCTTGTAAGCCTCTTGAATCCTTCCCTTCTTGCAAAATTCCCCAATAATGGAATTATATGTGTAAATATTGGGCAGGAAGCCTTCCAGTTTCATCTTATTCATCAGCTCAAAGGCACGGTCGAAGCTGCCTCCTCTGCAGTGCCCATCGATCAGCGTAGTGTATGTGTTTGTGTTTGGGGCCAGTCCCTGCTCAACCATCCTCCCCAACAGCATCTCAGCTCGAGCAATATTCCCCTCTTTGCAGTACCCTCCAATCATCACAGTGTACGTGTGCACGTTCGGCTTGTACGAGCTACTCTTAACAAGCTTCAAGAACAGCCGGAACGCCCGCTCCGTCCACCCAATCTTACACAACCCATCGATGAGCGACGTATGTGTGTACACGTTCGGCTTCAACCCCTTCCCCACCATCTCCTCCAGCACATGGAACGCCTGCTTGACATAGCCTCTTTTGCACAGACCATAGATCCACGCGGTGTAGTTCACCACGTTCGGCAGCGTGCCCATCTCCGCCATCCTCCCGAACAGCCCAGGCACGTCCCTGAACCGTCCCTGCCGGCAGAACGCGCGCACGACGACCGTGCACGTGGCGCTGTCCAGGGAGAACCCCTCCCGCCACATCGCCGCCAGCAGGGCGTCGGCCTCCTCGAACCGACCCTCCCGGCAGCACCCGAGGACGAGCGCCCGGAAGCTGCGTGCGTCGGGGCGCACGCCCATTCCGTCGAACGCCTGGCGCGCGTGCGCGAAGCAGCCGCCCGGGTGGTGGCGCCGCAGCCCGACGCGGAGCACCCAGTTGGCCGTCTCGACGGCGAGCGGGAGCCCGTGGCTCCGCAGCTCGAGCAGCATGTCCGCGGCCTCCCGCAGGCGCCCGCGCTCCGCGAACGCGGCCACCATCGCGCGCGCCGCCTCGTGCGCCATCGGCAGGTTCCCCCGCGCGACGAATAAGGTGGCGGCCGTCGCGTAGAGCCGCATCAGGTGGCAGAGGTCCGGGCGGGCGGACAGGCGGCGGAagagcgccagcgccgccgcggaGCCCTCGGTGTCCGCGACGGACGGAAGCAACGCGATGGCGTCGTCCGGGGCGAGCAAGGCCGGGTCGAGGCCGGGGACGGGAGCGGTGGGGATGGTGGTGTCGGAGGAGGAGGGAGCGGGGTCGGGAGGTGAGGAGGCCGTGGTGGCTGCGCTGGTGGAGAGAGGTAGGGGTTTgggatggaggaggaggcggcggacaTGGCGATGGCGGGGGAGCATCTCTGTCAGTCTGAATGTGACTCTGATTGGAAATGGCGCCCCTCTAGCGGAGACGTTGAGAAACCGCCTTCCCGGGGAGAACGTGGAAAGATATGGAGCTAGATACGTCTCCTGATCCCGAATACGGATTTCGGCTGTGGATCTTGTTCACGATTTGGACCGTTGCAGTTCTGTTGTACAGACTGTCTCCAATAATACAACCTAAACACAACACCCATTTCTCTTATTTGGGTGCTGTACAGTAAAAAGATCCGCACCCAAAATTTATCTTCTCCAACGGACGACCTAAATCACTGTACACCGATAAAAatatctcctctcctctctctcccctcgTCACTTCTCTTCCCTTCCCTCCCTCTTCCTCCCGATCTCCCcttgccctctctctctcttcctcgctcGTCGTCGGCCGCAGATCCCGCGCCTCCCTATCGCGCCGAGGAGGCTCGCGGTGGCGGGGAGGCAGGACGCCACACCGGGGCGGGCTCGACGCGCCAGGGCTGGGCAGCCGCTCTGGGGCCAGCTCGCCTCGCCGGCCAGGGTGAGCGGTGGCGGGGCCCAGATCCGCGCACCCCCGCCTCCTCCTGACCGCACCAGAGCAGGGCAACgcgcggaggtggtggtgggcCGCCGCGCCGAGGTGGAGGCTGGCCGCTGCGCCGGGGCAGGGCTGTCGCCCAGAGCAGGTCAACGCGCCCGCGCTCGATCCCGTGCAGAAGAGGGAGATGGCGGAGGTGAGGAGGATGGCGTGGCCGAGGTGGGCCACAGCGCGGGGTAGGGTGTTGCGCCACTGCGGCTCCGACGGGCCCACCACTACATGTTTGCGTCGTCTCTCTTCAAAGACGGCGAGCACCCAGAATGCGTATGTGGTTTCGGTCTTCCGTTGGAGGATGGTTTTGGCTACCCAAAACACTGTGTAGGACGCATTTTGCGTTTGGGTCacgccgttggagacagtctgaTACACTTTCGTCAGCCTGGCCGGCCGCCGCCCGCGCACCAATCGTGCTCACCCTGCTGCCTGGCGCCGCACCCGCGCTTCCAGTTGGAGCTCCTCAAGGGAAACGAATTCTTGTCGTGGTGCCGCACCCGGATTTCGGAATCGATGCTGTTTCGAATGGCTCCCCATATCGTCAGCATCCGCCAAGtaatttcttcatcacttcaTCAGTTAATGGTGTTTATCCTGCAGCGAAGAGTATAATTTGTGGGTTCGTGTGTTGGGGAACTTTTGTCATCACTCGTCTCTATGGATCTATTGTTGTAGAGAAGGGAGGATGGAGTATGCAGATTATTAGGCGCTACAACGCGTGTGAGAGCTAGATTTGGACAACATAAAATTAGCCTTGGGCCGCCTCTAGAAAGTTCTCAACTCAAAGCCCAACAACACCACCAGGCCCAGGCAGGCCCACGCTTCCAGTTCCTTCTCCTCCATCTGCGGCGCCGCCGACCATCACCACCACTGTTCCACCGCCCACGGCCCACGCCCTCCGCCGCCATGAGGCCTGTCGAATTCGCCGTCGGAGATGACCTCGCCGTGGTCGCCAAGGTCCTCGGTCGGACAACTCCATGGATCACGCGCCCACCGCCATCCAGGTCAGGGCGCATCGCCCACGGGCCCGATGACCGTGAGCTGCCTGTTCCCCTATTcacttctcattaggcttataaatacttcctctattcactcaagggattacttttgctcattccaacagctgagaaacacccttgagagtgccaagaagagcaaggtcctagtgaggtgattgaaatTTGAAAATCCAAGAGAGAttcctcattagtgaaagcaagagtagcaaagtatgcatccacccttctcattaggcttgtcgtggtcaagtgagagttcgtgcttgttactcttggtgatcgccatcacctagatggcttggtggtgattgggagcttggtgatcatttagcggagcttgtggatgacccaactcaagttgtgagcggttgtgggtgattcaccgcgacggagtgtcaaagaatcaacccgtagagagcacttgatccttgcgcgaatcaaaggagagctacacccttgcgcgggtgcttcaacgaggactagtggggagtggcgactctccgatacctcggcaaaacatcgccgtgttcctccttctctctttactttgagcatttactttgagcaattcaattcttgtctttacattcatagaattgccatgctagagtaggattgaaacttaggttgtaagactttttgtgcggtagaacattagaaacactttctaggcacaatgggtgaagtgggctaaccgtagggtttaattattgcaaagaaatttagaattagccaaattcaccccctcctgggcatcttgatcttttcagATACCATGGAATTttacgtactccctccgttttaatcgctttgacttttttagtaTATTTATTTTGCTATACACCAGGAAGGCCGTGCCAAGGTTGTGCTTAAAAaaatctagatataatatatgtctacatacatagcaaaattgaaataccaaaaaaatcaaagcgatttataatttgAAACTGAGGAAGTAGGATAGTATGTCCAATTCGGGATAAATCGTAGGATTGATATTCGACCAGTAGTGTTATGGTATCATAAGAATTTAGGATATAGATCAGGATATTAACAACTTTGGATGGTTCTAGTCGTGGAGCAGGACGTGCTTGCTGAATAATGTTGTAAGCATACGCTGGACAAAGTAGTTTTGTAAGAGTCTTTTATGTATCTTTTAAACTATTCATTAAAATAGTGTTTGTACTATTTATATTGCAATTTGTGCAAATTTTGAATTGAATTATTGAATTTCAGACTTTATATGGTATTTAGTACCTgtatgtagggatgaaaacggatcggatacggacggatatcactgatattacatttgttttcatatttctgtccggattcggattcgaatacggatagtgtcaattatatcggataggatacgattggatatcgacatcataaatatgcgatttgagtatttggatacggatgcggtatcggatgttggatatccggactcggatatggacagatctcaacccctctaaacggattcggtttcgaatacggtcgaaaaatatccgtaccgttttcatccctacctgtaTGCCTAATTGCAGAgcaaattttataattatttatcGAATTATTAAATGGAGTTTACCGAATTGTATGTAAAAGTTTTGGTGTGGCATATCCTTCGGCAAAATCCTAAGTCCGACACTAATAAAAAATGGTTAAACTTATATAGATTTTGGATTATCGACGAATACGGGAAATGAAATGCTATCTCGATTTGACGTAAAAACCACGTAGTCCTCGACTCTAGCAGTTGTCACGTCTCTATTGTCTGCCCGTTTATGGTCATAAAGTGCGCTAAAACAAATACTAGAGACAATAAAAATATGTTTTACAGAAGACTAGATATTGTTCACCACTTCAGCTTGAATCTTATGCAGATTATTAGGCGCTACAACGCGTGTTAGAGCTAGATTTAGACAACATAAAATTAGCCTTGGGCCGCCTCTAGAAAGTTCTCAACTCAAAGCCCAACAACACCACCAGGCCCAGGCAGGCCCACGCTTCCAGTTCCTTCTCCTCCATCTGCGGCGCCGCCGACCATCACCACCACCGTTCCACCGCCCACGGCCCATGCCCCTCCGCCGCCATGAGGCCTGTCGAATTCGTTGTCGGAGATGACCTCGCCGTGGTCGCCAAGGTCCTCGGTCGGACAACTCCATGGAtcacgcgcccgccgccgtccagGTCAGGGCGCATCGCCCACTGGCCCGATGACCGTGAGCTGCCTGTTCCCCTCACGATTCCCCTTGATTTCGCTTGGATGTTTGGGAGGGTTTTCACTGGAGACTTCGTTGGTGAGTGTAGAGACGGAGGAGTCGGCGCTGGTGATCACGGGCATCAAGGGAAACAGACCAGGACGGACCATCGTCCCCGCCTGCAACGACTCCTCATTTGGCTGGGACCCGGGGTCAGCATCCTGTTGCTGAGGCCTCAGCCTGACTGTACCTGTTATAGATAGTTAGAATGTCAGATTTGGCCTCTCTTTGCTAGCAGCTTATAATGCTCTAATGCAGCAAGACAACATCAACTAGTAAT
This sequence is a window from Miscanthus floridulus cultivar M001 chromosome 10, ASM1932011v1, whole genome shotgun sequence. Protein-coding genes within it:
- the LOC136487031 gene encoding pentatricopeptide repeat-containing protein At4g19890-like, whose translation is MLPRHRHVRRLLLHPKPLPLSTSAATTASSPPDPAPSSSDTTIPTAPVPGLDPALLAPDDAIALLPSVADTEGSAAALALFRRLSARPDLCHLMRLYATAATLFVARGNLPMAHEAARAMVAAFAERGRLREAADMLLELRSHGLPLAVETANWVLRVGLRRHHPGGCFAHARQAFDGMGVRPDARSFRALVLGCCREGRFEEADALLAAMWREGFSLDSATCTVVVRAFCRQGRFRDVPGLFGRMAEMGTLPNVVNYTAWIYGLCKRGYVKQAFHVLEEMVGKGLKPNVYTHTSLIDGLCKIGWTERAFRLFLKLVKSSSYKPNVHTYTVMIGGYCKEGNIARAEMLLGRMVEQGLAPNTNTYTTLIDGHCRGGSFDRAFELMNKMKLEGFLPNIYTYNSIIGEFCKKGRIQEAYKVLRMATSQGLHPDKVTYTMLITEHCKQGHITYALDLFNQMAGNSCHPDIDTYTTIIAMYCQQRQMEQSQQLFDKCLSVGLVPTKQTYTSMIAGYCRVGKSTSALKVFERMVQHGCLPDSITYGALISGLCKESRLEEARALFETMLDKHLLPCDVTCVTLAYEYCRRDKTTIVVSFLDRLDKRQQAHTADALVRKLSTVGNLDAASLFLKNVLDKHYAVDHATYTSIINSCYESNRYALASEISEKISKRISGFKKKDVAVIA